A genomic region of Pseudomonadota bacterium contains the following coding sequences:
- a CDS encoding YciI family protein, producing MKYLCLAYEEEKKLNALSQSEWDALRSETLAYVEALRRSGHLIVTHALQSVQTATTVRVRSGKQSVTDGPFAETKEQLGGFFLIDARDLNEAIQVASRWPSARLGSIEVRPIEEELRQDSRYG from the coding sequence ATGAAGTACCTGTGCCTGGCCTACGAGGAAGAGAAGAAGCTCAACGCCCTGTCCCAGAGCGAGTGGGACGCCCTCAGGAGCGAGACTCTGGCCTATGTCGAGGCCCTGCGCAGGAGCGGTCACTTGATCGTCACGCATGCACTCCAAAGCGTTCAGACCGCCACCACCGTGCGGGTTCGAAGCGGCAAGCAGTCGGTGACCGACGGCCCCTTCGCCGAGACCAAGGAGCAGCTGGGCGGGTTCTTCCTAATCGACGCCAGGGACCTGAACGAGGCCATCCAGGTGGCGTCGCGGTGGCCGTCGGCGCGCCTTGGGAGTATCGAGGTGCGGCCGATCGAGGAAGAGCTCAGGCAGGACAGCCGCTACGGGTAA
- the mug gene encoding G/U mismatch-specific DNA glycosylase, whose protein sequence is MVPDVIDAGLRVLFVGINPGLYSGAIGHHFGRPGNRFWPALYAGGFTPRVLSPFEETRLLEFRVGLTNLVNRATAMAGELTPEELQRGARLLERKVRRFGPSFVAFLGLTSYRTALARPKAVLGLQPELLAAATVWLLPNPSGINAHHQPADLARLFRALRNAVGN, encoded by the coding sequence ATGGTACCGGACGTGATCGACGCCGGACTGCGGGTGCTGTTCGTAGGAATTAACCCAGGCCTTTACTCGGGTGCGATTGGCCATCATTTTGGGCGGCCCGGCAACCGATTCTGGCCGGCACTGTATGCCGGCGGCTTCACTCCGCGCGTTCTGTCGCCGTTCGAGGAAACGCGGTTGCTCGAATTCAGAGTCGGTCTGACCAATCTCGTCAACCGCGCCACGGCGATGGCCGGAGAATTGACGCCCGAGGAGCTTCAGCGTGGGGCTCGGCTGCTCGAGCGTAAGGTGAGACGCTTTGGTCCGAGTTTCGTCGCCTTTCTTGGGCTTACCTCATATCGAACGGCGTTAGCCCGGCCGAAGGCGGTGCTCGGCCTTCAGCCGGAGCTCTTGGCGGCCGCGACGGTCTGGCTGCTGCCCAATCCCAGCGGCATCAACGCCCATCACCAACCGGCGGACTTGGCTCGGCTATTTCGAGCTTTGCGCAATGCGGTTGGCAACTGA
- a CDS encoding DUF72 domain-containing protein, producing MRLATDVPLKLSVTRGNILVGISGWSYAPWRGNFFPNGLPQKLELAFAARRFGALEVNGTFYSLQRPSTFTSWYHQAPPGFIFALKGGRFITHMRKLREPLAPLANFFASGPLCLREKLGPILWQFPPQFHFNADRFRVFFDLLPRDTIEVARLARKHDDRIKGRVFLEADVCRPVRHAVEFRHDSFLNDRFLSMLRDYGISLVVADVAGRFPTAHDVTADFVYVRLHGSRRLYVSGYTPREIEAWARRIETWREGAEPEDVRRIGTPSPRQARGRDVYVFFDNTDVKLRAPIDARRMADRLGVGSGESNRATLRQLGVKSA from the coding sequence ATGCGGTTGGCAACTGACGTGCCGCTCAAGTTATCTGTGACACGCGGCAACATTCTGGTTGGCATATCCGGATGGAGTTATGCCCCGTGGCGAGGCAACTTCTTTCCCAACGGCTTGCCGCAGAAGCTAGAACTGGCCTTTGCTGCCCGGCGCTTCGGGGCCCTCGAAGTGAACGGCACATTTTATTCGCTGCAGCGACCGTCAACGTTCACGAGCTGGTACCATCAGGCGCCGCCCGGATTCATCTTTGCCCTCAAGGGTGGGCGGTTTATCACCCACATGCGGAAGCTCCGTGAACCGCTTGCCCCACTCGCCAACTTCTTCGCTTCGGGGCCGTTGTGTCTGCGGGAAAAGCTCGGGCCGATTCTTTGGCAGTTTCCGCCACAGTTTCACTTCAACGCGGACCGCTTCCGGGTCTTTTTTGATCTGCTGCCACGTGACACGATCGAGGTGGCTCGCTTGGCACGAAAGCATGATGATCGGATCAAAGGCCGCGTCTTTCTTGAGGCGGATGTCTGCAGGCCCGTTCGTCACGCGGTCGAGTTTCGCCACGACAGTTTTCTTAACGATCGTTTTCTTTCAATGCTGCGCGATTACGGGATTTCGTTGGTGGTAGCCGACGTGGCCGGCCGCTTTCCAACGGCACACGACGTAACCGCCGACTTCGTGTACGTCCGGCTCCACGGTTCACGCCGTCTGTATGTTAGCGGTTATACACCGCGGGAGATCGAGGCTTGGGCGAGGCGGATCGAGACCTGGCGCGAGGGTGCAGAGCCCGAAGACGTCCGGCGGATCGGCACGCCCAGCCCACGCCAGGCCCGCGGCCGCGATGTCTACGTTTTCTTCGACAATACTGACGTGAAACTTCGCGCCCCGATTGACGCCCGCCGGATGGCCGACCGTCTCGGCGTCGGATCAGGAGAATCGAACAGAGCCACGCTGCGGCAGCTTGGTGTGAAATCAGCTTAG